The proteins below are encoded in one region of Oreochromis niloticus isolate F11D_XX linkage group LG6, O_niloticus_UMD_NMBU, whole genome shotgun sequence:
- the LOC100696309 gene encoding bifunctional apoptosis regulator yields MSQQMKWNSANDSVEELMDESSLLSESSDPPQLKSSASGISENEFSCHCCYDILVNPTTLTCGHNFCRHCLALWWESSQKNECPECREKWEGFPKINILLRDATDKLFGEVLQRRKAEIQANPKISRSLLAFQRYGDNLGRAKTTQHKGAGFFFSGVLTALTCVAVMVLVYHWSSGPVDQHDLLITKPVSHWTPEEVVSWLENLGPWAQLYKEPFQQENVNGRLLLMLGEEELLKSPYSIENLAHRRVILAELERVKALGVKPPQNLWEYKAANAGKSLFLLYALKRSPRLTIFYLYLFDYSETFLPFLHTCCPAVTDSDQPVESSFVSSQVDPSWQQWAEFLVKYCLLPYQLIAEFAWDWLAVHYWTSRFIIVNAMLLSVLEGCALWRLWMRARIRTLPQMMWSHLWKMLTQGFAFALLWPFVPQFVCNCLFYWALYFSPIINIDLVVQQLMHPETVAL; encoded by the exons ATGTCGCAGCAGATGAAGTGGAATTCAGCAAATGACAGTGTGGAGGAATTAATGGATGAGTCTTCTCTCTTATCCGAGTCTTCCGACCCTCCTCAGTTAAAGTCTTCAGCGAGCGGCATCTCAGAAAATGAATTTTCTTGTCACTGTTGCTATGACATCTTGGTCAACCCTACTACCCTGACCTGCGGTCATAACTTCTGTCGACACTGTCTCGCTCTATGGTGGGAGTCCTCGCAGAAGAATGAGTGCCCAGAGTGCCGGGAGAAGTGGGAAGGCTTTCCTAAAATCAACATACTGCTGAG GGATGCAACTGACAAACTTTTTGGTGAGGTCTTACAGCGGAGGAAAGCGGAAATCCAGGCAAACCCCAAAATCTCCCGGAGCTTGTTGGCTTTCCAGAG ATATGGTGACAACTTGGGTAGAGCCAAGACAACCCAGCACAAAGGAGCaggcttcttcttctctggagTCCTAACTGCACTCACATGTGTGGCT GTGATGGTGTTGGTGTATCACTGGAGCAGTGGTCCAGTGGACCAGCATGACCTGCTGATCACTAAGCCCGTGTCTCACTGGACACCTGAAGAGGTTGTATCCTGGCTCGAAAACCTGGGTCCCTGGGCCCAGCTGTACAAAGAACCCTTCCAGCAGGAGAACGTCAATGGAAg GCTCCTGTTGATGCTGGGGGAAGAAGAGTTGTTGAAATCGCCTTACAGCATTGAAAATCTGGCTCACAGACGGGTTATTCTGGCTGAACTAGAAAGAGTTAAAGCTCTTGGGGTCAAACCTCCCCAGAACCTCTGGGAATACAAG GCGGCTAATGCGGGGAAGTCTCTGTTCTTGCTGTATGCACTGAAGCGCTCCCCTCGTCTCACAATCTTTTACTTGTATTTGTTTGACTACTCTGAGACCTTCCTGCCCTTCCTGCACACTTGTTGTCCAGCCGTCACAGACAGCGATCAACCAGTGGAGAGCAGTTTTGTCAGCTCACAG GTGGATCCCAGCTGGCAACAATGGGCAGAGTTTCTTGTGAAGTACTGCCTGCTTCCATACCAGCTGATCGCAGAGTTTGCTTGGGACTGGTTGGCCGTTCACTACTGGACATCCCGTTTCATCATTGTTAACGCCATGCTGCTGTCTGTCCTTGAAGGTTGCGCCCTATGGAGGCTGTGGATGAGAGCCAGGATCAG GACTCTTCCACAAATGATGTGGAGCCACTTGTGGAAAATGCTAACTCAGGGATTTGCATTTGCCCTCCTTTGGCCCTTTGTCCCACAGTTTGTGTGCAACTGCCTCTTCTACTGGGCACTCTACTTCAGTCCCATCATTAATATCGACCTGGTGGTGCAGCAGTTAATGCACCCTGAAACAGTAGCATTGTGA